Genomic DNA from Actinomycetes bacterium:
GCAGCGCGACGTCGTGCGTCGAGGCGAGCGGGGTGTCCGCCGCCTGCAGCCAGGGGGTCACGGCTGGGCCGGTGGGTGCGTGGCGCGGAACTTCAGCGTGGCGCGGGCCTGCCGCAGCGCGCGGGCGTAGTGGTCGAGGTCGGGCCGCATCGCCGCGGCCAGGGCCAGGTGCTCGACCGCCGACTCGAAGTCGCCCAGCCTCGACTCGGCCAGCCCCAGGCCGAACAGGGCGTAGTCGTCGCCGGGGTCGGCCGCCACGTTGAGCGCGAAGTTGCCCCGGGCGTCGGCGTACCAGCCGGCGTCGAACTGGGCCCTGGCCAGCGCCTCGCGCAGGTGCCGGGCCGTCGGCTCGGCCTCGACCGCCAGGCTGAGCAGCTGGACGGCGGCCGCATGGTTGCGCTCGTTGTGCAGCCGCATCCCGCGCTGGTACCAGTCGTAGACGTCCCCCTCGGGGGTGCCCGGCGGGTCGTCGTCCGGCAGCGGACGGTCCTGGGGTGTCACCGGACGGCCTCCCTCCGACCACAGATCGACGCTTCGGGCAGCGCGGGCACTGCGCTGGCCACCACCGTACGATGCCGCAAGTGACCGAGACCGTAGCGCCGCCCGCCCGAGAGACCGGGCTGGTGCTCGCCCCGTTCCGAGGGGTCCGCTACTCCCCCGCTCGGGTCGCCGACCTGGGCCGGGTCACCAGCCCTCCGTACGACGTCATCGACGACGACGAGCGGGGCCGGCTGGAGGCGGCCGACCCGCACAACGTGGTGCGGCTGGTGCTTCCCCGGGACGAGCCTGGTGCGCCGCACGGCCTCTACCGGCACGCCGCCCGGACCCTGGCCGACTGGCTGCGCGGCGGGGTGCTCGTAGTGGACGCCGAGCCGGCGCTGTACGTGTACGAGCAGGCCCGCGAGGGCGAGGTGCTGCTGCGCGGGCTGCTCGGCGCGCTCGGGCTGCGCGACCCTGCCGAACGGGTCGTGCTGCCGCACGAGGACGTCATGCCCGGTCCGGTCGCCGACCGGCTGGAGCTCATGCGGGTGGCGCAGGCCAACGTGGAGCCGATCCTGCTGGTCCACGACGGTGGCTCGGGCGCCGCAGCCGACGCGGTGGCCCGGGCCGCGCTGCGGGCTCCTGTCCTCGCCACGACCACGCCGGACGGGCTCACCCACCGGGTGTGGCCGGTGTCGGACGTCGCGGAGCTGACCGCGATCGCCGCGGACCTGGCCGATCGCCAGGCCCTGATCGCGGACGGGCACCACCGCTACGCGGCCTACCGAGCGCTGCAGGCCGAGCGGCACGCGACCGGCGACGGGCCGGGGCCGTGGGACCGCGGCCTCGCGCTGCTCGTCGACCTGCGGGCGCACCCGCCGGGGGTGGCCGCGATCCACCGCAGCGTCACCGGCCTGTCACTGGCGCAGGCCGTGGAGCGGGCCGCGCCGCTGTTCTCGGCCCGGCCGGTCGAGGACGCCGACGCGGCAGCCCGCCGGCTGATGCCCGGGCGGCTGCTGCTGGTCGACGGGACCGGCCGGGCGGCCGAGCTGCAGGTCGCCGACCACGCCGGCGTGGACGCGCTGCTGCCCAGCGGCCGGCCGGCACCGTGGCGGGCGCTGGACACCGCGGTGCTGCACCACGCGCTGGCCCCGTTGTGGGCGGTGCCGGAGAGCGCCGTCAGCTACCACCACGACCGCGGGGCGACGCTGCGGGCGGCCCACCGCGACGGTGGGCTGGCCGTGCTGCTCGCACCAGTGGCGGTCGAGCAGGTGCTCGCGCTCGCCGCCGACGGCGTCCGGATGCCGCGCAAGAGCACGTCGTTCGGCCCCAAGCCGCGCACCGGGCTGGTGCTGAGGACGTTCGCCGCCGGCTGATCACGCCCGGCCCAGCCGCCGGCCCCGTTCGACCACGACCTCGTACCGACTGGCCGGCCCGGACGGCGTGCGCCAGAACCGGGCGCCGCGACGCCCCCTCGACCGCGACGTGCTCGCCGGCCGCCAGCCGGAGACCGTCCGCCGGACGGTGGCCACCTCGTCGCCGCTGGGCAGCACCCGCAGCTGCGGACTGTCGGCCACCGTCCCGGTCAGCCGGACCTGGTTGTCGTCGACGTCGTCGTTGGTGTTGTCATCGGCCAGCCGGGCCTTCTCACGGGTCATGCCCACCCCCTGTGGATGCCGGCTGTCGCTGCCCGGCACGCCGCCGGGCCCACCCCTACGATGGCCGCAGGGCCAGGTCGTCGACGGCAGGTGACCGCCGGCTGTGGACGAAACCCGAGGAGGGCGGCAGCTGTGGACAGCGCACCGGCGGTGGTCGACCTCGGCGACGAGGTCCACGCGATCGACACCCGGATGTCCGGCTACTCGGGGATCACGTCGGGGTACCTGATCCGCTCCGATCGGCCGTGCCTGGTGGAGACCGGCACGGCGACGTCCGCCCCTGTCGTCCGGGACGCTCTGGCCGGGCTGGGTATCGGCCCGGAGGACCTGGCCACCATCGTGGTCACCCACATCCACCTCGACCATGCGGGCGGCGTGGGCGACCTCGCCGCGATGTTCCCGAACGCCGAGGTGGTGGTGCACGAGCGTGGCGCCCGGCACCTGGTCGACCCGGAGAAGCTGCTGACCAGCGCCCGGCGCGTGTTCGGCAGCGTCCTGGACGACGTGTTCGGGCTGCTGCGGCCGACCGAGGCGCAGCGGGTCCGCGCGCTCGGCGACACCGGCTCGATCGACCTGGGCGATGGCCGCAGCCTGTCGACGTTCCACTCCCCCGGGCACGCCCAGCACCACGTCGGCCTGGTCGACTCGCTCACGGGTGACCTGTACGTCGGCGACGCCGCGGGCATCTACATCCCGGAGACGGCAGACCTGCGGCCGGCGACGCCTCCGCCTGACTTCGACCTCGACCTCGCGGTCAGTTCGCTCGAGCGGTTCCGCGCGGTGGGACCGACCCGGCTGCTGTTCAGCCACTTCGGCCCGGTCGAGGAGGTCGAGCCGACCCTGGAACGGTCCATCGAGGAGCTGCGGCTGTGGGTCGAGCTGGTCAAGGACGTCCGCGCCTCAGCGCTGGACCTCGACCACGCCGTGGCCATGGTCACTGAGCGCACCCGGGACCGCTACGCGCGCTACCTGTCGGACGCCGACCTACACGAGAAGCACGAGCACCTGA
This window encodes:
- a CDS encoding DUF1015 domain-containing protein, which codes for MTETVAPPARETGLVLAPFRGVRYSPARVADLGRVTSPPYDVIDDDERGRLEAADPHNVVRLVLPRDEPGAPHGLYRHAARTLADWLRGGVLVVDAEPALYVYEQAREGEVLLRGLLGALGLRDPAERVVLPHEDVMPGPVADRLELMRVAQANVEPILLVHDGGSGAAADAVARAALRAPVLATTTPDGLTHRVWPVSDVAELTAIAADLADRQALIADGHHRYAAYRALQAERHATGDGPGPWDRGLALLVDLRAHPPGVAAIHRSVTGLSLAQAVERAAPLFSARPVEDADAAARRLMPGRLLLVDGTGRAAELQVADHAGVDALLPSGRPAPWRALDTAVLHHALAPLWAVPESAVSYHHDRGATLRAAHRDGGLAVLLAPVAVEQVLALAADGVRMPRKSTSFGPKPRTGLVLRTFAAG
- a CDS encoding MBL fold metallo-hydrolase, with protein sequence MSGYSGITSGYLIRSDRPCLVETGTATSAPVVRDALAGLGIGPEDLATIVVTHIHLDHAGGVGDLAAMFPNAEVVVHERGARHLVDPEKLLTSARRVFGSVLDDVFGLLRPTEAQRVRALGDTGSIDLGDGRSLSTFHSPGHAQHHVGLVDSLTGDLYVGDAAGIYIPETADLRPATPPPDFDLDLAVSSLERFRAVGPTRLLFSHFGPVEEVEPTLERSIEELRLWVELVKDVRASALDLDHAVAMVTERTRDRYARYLSDADLHEKHEHLSGTAANIAGINRWLDKVEGTTYELADPGARH